The Granulicella sibirica genome has a segment encoding these proteins:
- the glmM gene encoding phosphoglucosamine mutase, giving the protein MKKLFGTDGIRAVAGQPPLDPATVHAIGLALANSLGPNPRILMGQDTRESSDWIAATLTSGLTLGGATVESAGVITTPAVAFLTHTHGFSAGIVISASHNPWEDNGIKLFGPDGYKLPDATELKIEEEIFKQLALAPQTPEPSNPPPVNEADRAEYVQFLLSLVPGLSLDNKRIVVDCANGAASAVAPQLFAGLGGEVIITHASPTGRNINEHCGALHPDIVAAEVVAQKASMGITFDGDADRALFADEHGNVVNGDAVLLLAARDLQARSLLSNSTVVATTMSNMGLEAALKRSQIRMLRAPVGDKYVLEQMLSTGASLGGEQSGHIIFSGKSTTGDGLLTALLLLDILHRANKSLAALLTDLKVFPQVIINVKVREKKPLELIPTVVAAIAEAEQALADTGRVVIRYSGTEALARVMIEAESEPLMRHHAEAIAQAIRAELAV; this is encoded by the coding sequence ATGAAGAAACTCTTCGGCACCGACGGCATCCGCGCCGTCGCCGGCCAGCCCCCGCTCGATCCTGCCACCGTCCACGCCATCGGCCTCGCCCTCGCCAACTCCTTAGGCCCCAATCCCCGCATCCTCATGGGCCAGGACACCCGCGAGTCCAGCGACTGGATCGCCGCGACCCTCACCAGCGGCCTTACCTTGGGAGGCGCAACCGTCGAGAGCGCCGGCGTCATCACCACCCCCGCCGTCGCCTTCCTCACCCACACCCACGGCTTTTCGGCAGGCATCGTCATCTCCGCCTCCCACAATCCCTGGGAAGACAACGGCATCAAGCTCTTCGGCCCCGACGGCTACAAGCTCCCCGACGCCACCGAACTCAAGATCGAAGAAGAGATCTTCAAGCAACTGGCCCTCGCCCCCCAGACCCCCGAGCCCTCGAACCCACCCCCGGTGAATGAAGCCGACCGCGCCGAGTACGTCCAGTTCCTCTTATCCCTCGTCCCCGGCCTCTCGCTCGACAACAAGCGCATCGTCGTTGACTGCGCCAACGGAGCCGCCAGCGCCGTAGCCCCCCAGCTCTTCGCCGGCCTCGGCGGTGAGGTCATCATCACCCACGCCAGCCCCACCGGCCGCAACATCAACGAGCACTGCGGAGCCCTCCATCCCGACATCGTAGCCGCCGAAGTCGTCGCCCAAAAAGCCTCGATGGGCATCACCTTCGACGGCGACGCCGACCGAGCCCTCTTCGCCGACGAGCACGGCAACGTCGTCAACGGAGACGCCGTCCTCCTCCTCGCCGCCCGCGACCTCCAGGCCCGCAGCCTCCTCTCGAACTCGACCGTAGTCGCCACCACCATGTCGAACATGGGCCTCGAAGCCGCCCTCAAGCGCTCGCAGATCCGCATGCTCCGCGCTCCCGTAGGCGACAAGTACGTCCTCGAACAAATGCTCTCCACCGGAGCCTCCCTCGGCGGCGAACAATCCGGACACATCATCTTCTCCGGCAAATCCACCACCGGCGACGGCCTCCTCACCGCCCTCCTTCTCCTCGACATCCTCCACCGAGCCAACAAATCCCTCGCCGCACTCCTCACCGACCTCAAGGTCTTCCCCCAGGTCATCATCAACGTGAAGGTCCGCGAGAAGAAGCCGCTCGAACTCATCCCGACCGTGGTAGCCGCCATCGCCGAAGCCGAGCAGGCCCTCGCCGACACCGGCCGCGTCGTCATCCGCTACTCCGGCACCGAAGCCCTCGCCCGCGTCATGATCGAAGCCGAATCCGAGCCGCTCATGCGCCACCACGCCGAAGCCATCGCCCAGGCCATCCGCGCGGAGTTAGCCGTTTAG
- a CDS encoding PP2C family protein-serine/threonine phosphatase: protein MHVGESGAGASTKTPAPVTLPTVEGIDLHAQHQADSSGGDFFDAIRIGQRIAFLLTDIAGTRQQTDPIAAETQAAFHAKATEFFGAPDANLMDGSALLVQSLNLALTAAGKQIHFAPTFIGCYDLDLGLLAYINAGGQTAALRDSEGTRLLPNVAMPLGLFTHLTYEPSIQALEPGAKLLIVTKGVTQTMHHGTEFGDERVIEILKDSGESSAATICQTVLEKARAFEALSWTKRLFSKNAQPEDMTALVLARSR, encoded by the coding sequence ATGCATGTCGGCGAATCCGGTGCTGGTGCCTCGACCAAGACACCAGCGCCCGTAACTCTTCCCACGGTAGAAGGCATCGACCTCCACGCGCAGCATCAAGCCGACAGCAGCGGCGGTGATTTCTTTGACGCCATCCGAATCGGCCAACGCATAGCCTTCCTCCTCACCGATATCGCCGGAACCCGCCAGCAAACCGACCCCATCGCCGCCGAAACGCAAGCCGCGTTCCACGCAAAAGCAACCGAGTTCTTCGGCGCACCCGACGCCAACCTGATGGACGGCAGCGCCCTCCTCGTCCAGTCCCTCAACCTCGCCCTCACCGCAGCCGGTAAGCAGATCCACTTCGCCCCCACCTTCATCGGCTGCTACGACCTCGACCTGGGCCTGCTCGCCTACATCAACGCCGGCGGCCAGACCGCCGCTCTCCGCGACAGTGAAGGAACGCGCCTCCTGCCCAACGTCGCCATGCCCCTCGGCCTCTTCACCCACCTTACCTACGAGCCCTCCATCCAGGCCCTTGAGCCCGGCGCGAAACTCCTCATCGTGACCAAGGGCGTCACCCAGACCATGCACCACGGCACCGAGTTCGGCGACGAGCGCGTCATTGAAATCCTCAAAGACTCCGGGGAGTCGTCGGCCGCAACTATCTGCCAAACCGTCCTCGAGAAAGCCCGCGCCTTCGAAGCCCTGTCCTGGACCAAGCGGCTCTTCAGCAAGAACGCGCAGCCCGAGGACATGACCGCCCTCGTCCTCGCGCGTAGCCGCTGA